Part of the Alteracholeplasma palmae J233 genome, TGGAAGTTCAGGGAAATGACCTTTAAAATAAAATTCATCTTTAGTAAGCCTTTTAATGCCAACAGCTCTTGTTCCTTCTAATTCTATAATTTCATCTATTAATAAAAATGGATCTCTATGTGGTATTATTTTCTTTATTTCTTCTTGATTTAAAGTCATTAGTTTTCCTCCCATTTTTTAAAAATTAAAACTGCATTGTGTCCACCAAACCCAAGATTTGTATTCATTGCATATTTAATATCTTTTTTTACACTTTGGTTAGGGGTGTAGTTTAGATCACACTCTAAAGCTTTAACTTTATAGTTGATTGTTGGTGGAATTATCCCTTGTTCTAAACTTTTTAGACATACAATTGACTCAACTGCTCCGGTTGCCCCTAGCATATGACCTGTCATAGATTTAGTAGAGCTTATATTAACATTGTATGCATGTTCTTTTAAAGCTTGTTTAAAGCCTTGTGTTTCAAGTTTATCATTTAGATATGTTGAGGTTCCATGAGCATTAATATATCCAATTTCTTCTTTTTTAATACCTGCATCTAAAATAGCAAACTCAATTGCCTTTGTAATACCAGATGCTGTTTCATCTGGTGCAGTCATATGAAAAGCATCAGACGTTGTGCCATAACCAACAACTTCACCATAAATTTTAGCATTTCTTTTTAAGGCATGTTCATAGGATTCTAATATTACAATACCTGAACCTTCTCCCATGATAAATCCGCTACGTTCTTCATCAAATGGGATAGAAGCTCTATTCACATCTTCTGATGTACCAAGGGCTCTTAAAGATAGAAAGCCTCCAATCCCAACTTCATTAATAGAAGCTTCGGCTCCACCTGCTAAAGCAAGATCTAAATAACCATGTTGAATACTTCTAAATGCTTCACCGATTGCATTCGTAGAAGCACTACATGCAGTAATAATTGGCAAACTTGGTCCTTTAAGTCCTAATTTAATAGATATCATTCCAGCTGTCATGTTAGCAATCGAATTAGGTATAAAGAAAGGTGATAATCTTGTAGGATCATTTTTTTCAGTTACTTTTTTAATTTCATCTGAAATTGTTGTTAGACCACCAATACCACTACTTACATAAGTCCCAAAGCGATATGGATCGTAATCATTTTCTGTTAGACCTGCATTTTTATAAGCTTGAACTGCCGCAATCGTTCCTAATAACATAACCCTATCAGCTCTTTTGATTTCTCTTTTGTCAAAGTAATCTTCTAAGTTAAAATTTTTAAGTTCTCCTGCAAGTTTAGCTTTAAATTTAGTCGTGTCAAAAGACTTAATAAAATCAATTCCATTAACACCATTGACTAAGTTAGTAAATGTTTCTTCTACATTATGCCCTACAGGGGTTAAAGCACCCATTCCTGTAATAACTACTCTTTTTCTTTCCATTCTTTCACCTACATCGCTAATCCGCCATCAATGCTGATGACTTGTCCTGTAATATATGAAGCATCTGGACTAGCTAAAAAGGCTACTGCATTAGCAATATCTTCAGCATGTCCTAATTTTTTCAAAGGGATTTGTTCTAATACGTTATTAATAATTGTCTCAGGTAGTTTGTCTGTCATTTGAGTTTGGATAAATCCTGGAGCAACCGCATTAACTGTAACACTTCTTGATGCTAATTCTCTTGCCAAAGTTTTTGTAATTCCTATGACACCAGCTTTTGCCGCACTGTAGTTAGATTGTCCTGCATTACCCATAATGCCTGTTACAGAAGAAATATTGATAATTCTTCCATATCCTGATTTTAGTAAAACCTTTGATACATGTCTACAAACATTCCAAACACCTTTTAAGTTAGTTGAGATAACTCTATCAAATTGTTCTTCTTGCATACGTAGTATTAATGCATCATCTGTGATTCCAGCATTATTGACTACAATATTTAGATTTCCTAGTTTTGTAACAACCTCTTTTACCATTTGTTCTACTTCTTGATATTTACTTACATCTGCTTTTATTGCTATCACTCTAACATTAAATGCTTCTAGTTCTTTAACTACGGATGCTGCTTGTTCATCGCCTACATAATAGTTAAGTGCTATATCATAACCAGATATTGCTAATTTGTGGGCAATAGCTTTTCCAATTCCAGTTGTACCACCTGTTATTAACGCAACTTTTTTATCACTCATTTTATCATCCTCTCAAATTTATAAAATCTTCGATTTTTTCTATATTGTTAACCATCACTTCTGGATAATTTTTCTTTATTAATTGACTTAAAACTGTTCCAGGTCCCATTTCAATGAAATGTGTGTATCCATCTTTAATCATTTGTTCTATGCTTTGATAAAAATATACTGGACTTTGAATTTGTTCTTCTAATCTTTCAAGTAATTCATTTTGATTTAAAGGCATAGCAGTTGTATTAAGATAGACACTTTTTGTCGTAGTTATTTGCGGTATTCTGCTTAAATATTCTTTCAACTCTTTACCTGCTTGTTTCATAAGTGGAGAATGGAAAGCACCTGATACATTAAGTGTAATGACTCTTTTCGCTCCTGCTTCTTTTAACTTTTGTGAGGCTAATTCAATTGCATCATAAGTTCCACTAATCACTATTTGGTTTTTTGAATTATAATTTGCAATTACTAATACTTCATTTAATTGTTCTGATATGGAATCACAAATATTTTTAATAATAGTTTCATCCAAATTGATGACAGCTGCCATTTTTCCTTTATTTCCTACTGAAGCTTTTTGCATAAGTTCTGATCTTTTTTTAACAATTTTTAAAATAGTTTCAAAATCATAAATACCTGATGCATATAAAGCAACATATTCACCTAAACTAAATCCTAAAAAAGCATCAGCATCTATATATGCTTTACATTTATCATAAATTGCAATACTCACTAAGGCAATCATTGGTTGTGTGTAATAGGTATCATTGAGTTCATTATTTTTATTTTCTAGAATCTCTAAAACATCATATCCTAAAACCTTATTAGCTATTTCTACCATATGAGATGTTAAAAATTCTTTTCCCATATTAGTAAATTGACTTCCTTGACCAGAAAAAACAATAGCCTTTTTCATAGTACTTGAAGTTCCTTTTGGTATTTATTAACACCTTCAAATAATTCTTCTAATACTTGTTTAACTGGTTTAATTTCTTTTACTAATCCTGAAATTTGTCCAGCCATAAATGAACCATTATCAACATCGCCTTCAAAAACTGCCTTTCTTAAAGACCCTAAGGTTTTAGTTTCAAGTTCTTCTAAGCTAGCCCCTTCGTGAGTCATCTTTAAGTATTCTACGGCCATTTTATTTTTTAATACTCTAACAGGCGCTCCTGTGTTTCTTCCTGTAACAACTGTTTCAGTATCTCTTGCGGCTACTACTTTTAGTTTATAGTTTAAATGTACTGGGCATTCTTCTGTTGCAAGTAAAACTGTTCCTAATTGAACACCTTTAGCTCCTAGTGCAAAAGCAGCCAATACGCCTCTTTTATCTGCAATACCACCAGCAGCTATCACTGGTATAGTAACTGCATCAGCTACTTGTGGAATTAAAGCCATCGTCGTTAATTCTCCAATGTGTCCGCCTGCTTCAGTTCCTTCTGCAACAACTGCATCAGCACCAGCTCTTTGCATTCTAACTGCAAGGGCTACTGATGGAACAACTGGAATTACTATCATTCCTGCATTTTTCCATGCTTCCATATAAATACCTGGACTACCTGCACCTGTTGTAATAATTTTAACGCCTTCTTCAATTACCATTTGAGCAATATCTTTAGCATGTGGACTCATGAGCATGATATTTACTCCAAAAGGTTTTGATGTTAATTGTTTACATTTTCTAATTTCTTCTCTTACCCAATTAACATCATTTCCTCCTGAACCTATTAAACCTAGTCCACCTGCATTAGAAACAGCTGAAGCCAATTGTGCAGTAGCAATATTTGCCATTCCACCTTGAATAACTGGATATTTAATATTAAGTAATTCTGCTATATTTTTCATTTAATTTCTCCTAAATATCAATAATTG contains:
- the fabF gene encoding beta-ketoacyl-ACP synthase II, whose product is MERKRVVITGMGALTPVGHNVEETFTNLVNGVNGIDFIKSFDTTKFKAKLAGELKNFNLEDYFDKREIKRADRVMLLGTIAAVQAYKNAGLTENDYDPYRFGTYVSSGIGGLTTISDEIKKVTEKNDPTRLSPFFIPNSIANMTAGMISIKLGLKGPSLPIITACSASTNAIGEAFRSIQHGYLDLALAGGAEASINEVGIGGFLSLRALGTSEDVNRASIPFDEERSGFIMGEGSGIVILESYEHALKRNAKIYGEVVGYGTTSDAFHMTAPDETASGITKAIEFAILDAGIKKEEIGYINAHGTSTYLNDKLETQGFKQALKEHAYNVNISSTKSMTGHMLGATGAVESIVCLKSLEQGIIPPTINYKVKALECDLNYTPNQSVKKDIKYAMNTNLGFGGHNAVLIFKKWEEN
- the fabG gene encoding 3-oxoacyl-[acyl-carrier-protein] reductase encodes the protein MSDKKVALITGGTTGIGKAIAHKLAISGYDIALNYYVGDEQAASVVKELEAFNVRVIAIKADVSKYQEVEQMVKEVVTKLGNLNIVVNNAGITDDALILRMQEEQFDRVISTNLKGVWNVCRHVSKVLLKSGYGRIINISSVTGIMGNAGQSNYSAAKAGVIGITKTLARELASRSVTVNAVAPGFIQTQMTDKLPETIINNVLEQIPLKKLGHAEDIANAVAFLASPDASYITGQVISIDGGLAM
- the fabD gene encoding ACP S-malonyltransferase, whose product is MKKAIVFSGQGSQFTNMGKEFLTSHMVEIANKVLGYDVLEILENKNNELNDTYYTQPMIALVSIAIYDKCKAYIDADAFLGFSLGEYVALYASGIYDFETILKIVKKRSELMQKASVGNKGKMAAVINLDETIIKNICDSISEQLNEVLVIANYNSKNQIVISGTYDAIELASQKLKEAGAKRVITLNVSGAFHSPLMKQAGKELKEYLSRIPQITTTKSVYLNTTAMPLNQNELLERLEEQIQSPVYFYQSIEQMIKDGYTHFIEMGPGTVLSQLIKKNYPEVMVNNIEKIEDFINLRG
- a CDS encoding nitronate monooxygenase; amino-acid sequence: MKNIAELLNIKYPVIQGGMANIATAQLASAVSNAGGLGLIGSGGNDVNWVREEIRKCKQLTSKPFGVNIMLMSPHAKDIAQMVIEEGVKIITTGAGSPGIYMEAWKNAGMIVIPVVPSVALAVRMQRAGADAVVAEGTEAGGHIGELTTMALIPQVADAVTIPVIAAGGIADKRGVLAAFALGAKGVQLGTVLLATEECPVHLNYKLKVVAARDTETVVTGRNTGAPVRVLKNKMAVEYLKMTHEGASLEELETKTLGSLRKAVFEGDVDNGSFMAGQISGLVKEIKPVKQVLEELFEGVNKYQKELQVL